In Aquipuribacter hungaricus, the sequence GGATGGGCCCGTGGTGGCCCCCGTGGTGGACGAGCAGTGGCTGGCCGGGCGCGAGGACGTGGTCCTCGCCGACGTGCGGTGGTACCTGGACGGACGGTCCGGACGGGCCGCCTACGAGGCCGGGCACCTGCCCGGGGCGGTGTTCGTCGACCTGGAGCGGTGGCTCGCCGGGCAAAGCGCGGCCACCGACGGCCGGCACCCGCTGCCGGAGCCGTCCGTCCTGGCCGAGGGCATGGCGTCCCTCGGCATCGGCGAGGACGACGTGGTCGTCGCCTACGACGACGCGGGCGGCACGGTGGCCGCGCGCCTGGTGTGGCTGCTGCGCGCGACCGGCCACGAGGCGGCGCTGCTCGACGGCGGGATCGGCGCCTGGAGCGGCGGGCTGACGACCGCCGCGACGGAGCGCCCGCCCGCGGTGTTCCGGCCGCGGCCGTGGCCGGAGGACCTGCTCGTCGACAGCGACGGCGTGGCCGCCGCCGTGCAGGCCGGGCACACGGTCCTGCTCGACGCCCGCGCGGGCGAGCGCCACCGCGGCGAG encodes:
- a CDS encoding sulfurtransferase, whose protein sequence is MVAPVVDEQWLAGREDVVLADVRWYLDGRSGRAAYEAGHLPGAVFVDLERWLAGQSAATDGRHPLPEPSVLAEGMASLGIGEDDVVVAYDDAGGTVAARLVWLLRATGHEAALLDGGIGAWSGGLTTAATERPPAVFRPRPWPEDLLVDSDGVAAAVQAGHTVLLDARAGERHRGE